One window of Manihot esculenta cultivar AM560-2 chromosome 17, M.esculenta_v8, whole genome shotgun sequence genomic DNA carries:
- the LOC110604470 gene encoding sodium/calcium exchanger NCL2 isoform X2, protein MSLPHLSLQTFLILLVVGNGQGLRGIRLSSEEPVSARVVDHLDLNSSTPSSNTLNSTKHACSHPYGFLPCASNIPGYIFQIIVLEYLLLVGDKILTKGRQQLFSILGVGIYGATVFRILAVLPTIVLLLASGLAQNKEAAQARIENGVGTLAGSTVFYLTLQWGICVLLGRTKITKESSPLPQQESSKASTPAGCLWVKRRLSILKEYGIETDKKTRHTAGIMLLSLIPFIFVEIASNFKSQPWSLIVTLTVSVAGLVSYFVFQSRHQWIQERSLEYSRDQLLLAGFLDHLHKFAKKTLVNDEGHVDASCINRAFRKIDADQDDYISKAELREFLATMNSGHHLDEKFAIEELMKHFDQDSNHLITKDEFLGGCQRYVQNAKKLVADKTDSSKKYFPDIHRMLKPWINRSKKKLLETEEHLSKVLNTTNNEQLACLFTDGKPDEDKIRSLFVEFDKDGDKKLTLKELKELIVSKFKSEHGDLEEKIMKAFDTDKDRVLQEEEFLDGFKKRLCDGTTTSQFFNECIQKEKSSISKMSKSSLIKAVIRVGVGIAIVSSLGIPLVNNTQLLSERLGIPPFFISFVVLPFAVNFKTAMATIYPASQKKENASSIMFSEIYGAVFMNNILGLLTLVGLIWARGFSWNFSAEVLVVILVSAIIGVMGYWQLTYPFWSCILAFSFYPLSLVFFYVIRVLAGWK, encoded by the exons ATGTCATTGCCTCATCTTTCTCTGCAAACTTTTCTGATCCTGCTTGTGGTGGGAAATGGGCAAGGCCTCCGAGGAATTAGATTGAGCTCTGAGGAACCAGTGTCTGCTAGAGTAGTCGATCACCTTGATCTCAACTCTTCAACTCCAAGTTCCAACACCCTGAACtccacaaaacatgcatgttcTCACCCCTATGGCTTCTTGCCATGCGCTTCCAATATTCCAGGCTACATCTTCCAGATCATCGTCCTTGAATACTTGCTACTTGTGGGTGACAAAATCTTAACAAAGGGTAGACAGCAACTCTTCAGTATCCTCGGTGTCGGTATCTATGGTGCCACTGTGTTTCGCATCCTTGCTGTGCTACCCACTATAGTGCTACTTCTTG CATCTGGGCTTGCTCAGAACAAAGAGGCTGCTCAAGCTAGAATCGAGAATGGAGTCGGTACTCTTGCTGGGTCTACTGTTTTTTACTTGACATTACAGTGGGGAATTTGCGTTCTTCTTGGTAGAACTAAAATAACAAAGGAATCGTCACCTCTTCCTCAGCAAGAATCATCAAAAGCCTCAACTCCTGCAGGGTGTTTGTGGGTTAAACGGCGATTATCAATATTAAAAG AATATGGTATAGAGACTGACAAGAAGACGAGGCACACAGCAGGGATAATGCTTTTGTCGCTGATTCCATTTATATTTGTGGAAATAGCTAGTAACTTTAAGTCACAGCCATGGAGTCTCATAGTGACTCTCACAGTATCTGTCGCAGGACTAGTTTCATACTTCGTTTTTCAG TCTCGTCATCAGTGGATCCAAGAAAGAAGTTTGGAATATTCAAGGGATCAGCTTCTGCTGGCTGGATTCTTGGATCACTTGCATAAATTTGCTAAAAAAACTCTCGTCAATGACGAAGGACACGTCGATGCTTCTTGCATTAATAG GGCATTCCGTAAGATTGATGCAGATCAAGATGATTACATATCAAAAGCTGAACTCAGAGAATTCTTAGCAACAATGAACTCGGGGCATCACCTTGATGAAAAATTTGCAATTGAAGAACTTATGAAGCACTTCGACCAGGACAGTAATCATTTGATTACTAAGGATGAGTTTCTGGGTGGATGTCAAAGATATGTTCAAAATGCCAAGAAACTGGTTGCTGATAAAACTGACagctcaaaaaaatattttccagacATACATCGA ATGTTGAAACCGTGGATCAACAGGAGCAAGAAAAAATTACTCGAAACTGAGGAACACCTGTCAAAAGTTTTGAACACAACCAATAACGAACAACTTGCTTGCCTTTTCACTGATGGAAAACCAGATGAAGATAAGATTCGAAG TCTCTTTGTGGAGTTTGACAAAGATGGTGATAAAAAGTTGACACTCAAAGAACTAAAAGAACTGATAGTAAGCAAATTTAAAAGTGAACATGGTGATTTGGAGGAGAAAATAATGAAAGCTTTCGACACGGACAAGGACCGTGTGCTGCAAGAGGAAGAATTCTTGGATGGATTCAAGAAAAGACTATGTGATGGAACCACTACCTCTCAATTCTTCAATGAATGCATACAG AAAGAAAAAAGCAGTATCAGCAAAATGTCAAAGAGTTCTCTCATTAAAGCTGTAATTAGAGTTGGCGTTGGAATTGCAATTGTGTCTTCACTTGGAATCCCTCTGGTAAATAACACCCAACTCTTATCAGAACGCTTAGGCATACCACCTTTCTTCATTTCATTTGTAGTGCTTCCTTTTGCTGTAAACTTCAAAACGGCAATGGCTACCATCTACCCTGCAagccaaaagaaagaaaatgcatCTTCAATAATGTTTTCAGAG ATTTATGGAGCAGTGTTCATGAACAATATTCTAGGGCTACTGACCCTTGTAGGACTTATTTGGGCAAGAGGATTTTCATGGAATTTTTCAGCTGAAGTGCTGGTAGTAATTCTGGTTAGTGCTATAATTGGTGTAATGGGCTATTGGCAACTCACGTACCCATTTTGGAGTTGTATCTTGGCATTTTCTTTCTACCCATTGTCTCTGGTGTTTTTCTATGTAATTCGTGTTCTCGCTGGCTGGAAATGA
- the LOC110604470 gene encoding sodium/calcium exchanger NCL2 isoform X1, translating to MSLPHLSLQTFLILLVVGNGQGLRGIRLSSEEPVSARVVDHLDLNSSTPSSNTLNSTKHACSHPYGFLPCASNIPGYIFQIIVLEYLLLVGDKILTKGRQQLFSILGVGIYGATVFRILAVLPTIVLLLGSLFHLFSLLAASGLAQNKEAAQARIENGVGTLAGSTVFYLTLQWGICVLLGRTKITKESSPLPQQESSKASTPAGCLWVKRRLSILKEYGIETDKKTRHTAGIMLLSLIPFIFVEIASNFKSQPWSLIVTLTVSVAGLVSYFVFQSRHQWIQERSLEYSRDQLLLAGFLDHLHKFAKKTLVNDEGHVDASCINRAFRKIDADQDDYISKAELREFLATMNSGHHLDEKFAIEELMKHFDQDSNHLITKDEFLGGCQRYVQNAKKLVADKTDSSKKYFPDIHRMLKPWINRSKKKLLETEEHLSKVLNTTNNEQLACLFTDGKPDEDKIRSLFVEFDKDGDKKLTLKELKELIVSKFKSEHGDLEEKIMKAFDTDKDRVLQEEEFLDGFKKRLCDGTTTSQFFNECIQKEKSSISKMSKSSLIKAVIRVGVGIAIVSSLGIPLVNNTQLLSERLGIPPFFISFVVLPFAVNFKTAMATIYPASQKKENASSIMFSEIYGAVFMNNILGLLTLVGLIWARGFSWNFSAEVLVVILVSAIIGVMGYWQLTYPFWSCILAFSFYPLSLVFFYVIRVLAGWK from the exons ATGTCATTGCCTCATCTTTCTCTGCAAACTTTTCTGATCCTGCTTGTGGTGGGAAATGGGCAAGGCCTCCGAGGAATTAGATTGAGCTCTGAGGAACCAGTGTCTGCTAGAGTAGTCGATCACCTTGATCTCAACTCTTCAACTCCAAGTTCCAACACCCTGAACtccacaaaacatgcatgttcTCACCCCTATGGCTTCTTGCCATGCGCTTCCAATATTCCAGGCTACATCTTCCAGATCATCGTCCTTGAATACTTGCTACTTGTGGGTGACAAAATCTTAACAAAGGGTAGACAGCAACTCTTCAGTATCCTCGGTGTCGGTATCTATGGTGCCACTGTGTTTCGCATCCTTGCTGTGCTACCCACTATAGTGCTACTTCTTG GTTCACTTTTTCACCTTTTCTCCTTGCTTGCAGCATCTGGGCTTGCTCAGAACAAAGAGGCTGCTCAAGCTAGAATCGAGAATGGAGTCGGTACTCTTGCTGGGTCTACTGTTTTTTACTTGACATTACAGTGGGGAATTTGCGTTCTTCTTGGTAGAACTAAAATAACAAAGGAATCGTCACCTCTTCCTCAGCAAGAATCATCAAAAGCCTCAACTCCTGCAGGGTGTTTGTGGGTTAAACGGCGATTATCAATATTAAAAG AATATGGTATAGAGACTGACAAGAAGACGAGGCACACAGCAGGGATAATGCTTTTGTCGCTGATTCCATTTATATTTGTGGAAATAGCTAGTAACTTTAAGTCACAGCCATGGAGTCTCATAGTGACTCTCACAGTATCTGTCGCAGGACTAGTTTCATACTTCGTTTTTCAG TCTCGTCATCAGTGGATCCAAGAAAGAAGTTTGGAATATTCAAGGGATCAGCTTCTGCTGGCTGGATTCTTGGATCACTTGCATAAATTTGCTAAAAAAACTCTCGTCAATGACGAAGGACACGTCGATGCTTCTTGCATTAATAG GGCATTCCGTAAGATTGATGCAGATCAAGATGATTACATATCAAAAGCTGAACTCAGAGAATTCTTAGCAACAATGAACTCGGGGCATCACCTTGATGAAAAATTTGCAATTGAAGAACTTATGAAGCACTTCGACCAGGACAGTAATCATTTGATTACTAAGGATGAGTTTCTGGGTGGATGTCAAAGATATGTTCAAAATGCCAAGAAACTGGTTGCTGATAAAACTGACagctcaaaaaaatattttccagacATACATCGA ATGTTGAAACCGTGGATCAACAGGAGCAAGAAAAAATTACTCGAAACTGAGGAACACCTGTCAAAAGTTTTGAACACAACCAATAACGAACAACTTGCTTGCCTTTTCACTGATGGAAAACCAGATGAAGATAAGATTCGAAG TCTCTTTGTGGAGTTTGACAAAGATGGTGATAAAAAGTTGACACTCAAAGAACTAAAAGAACTGATAGTAAGCAAATTTAAAAGTGAACATGGTGATTTGGAGGAGAAAATAATGAAAGCTTTCGACACGGACAAGGACCGTGTGCTGCAAGAGGAAGAATTCTTGGATGGATTCAAGAAAAGACTATGTGATGGAACCACTACCTCTCAATTCTTCAATGAATGCATACAG AAAGAAAAAAGCAGTATCAGCAAAATGTCAAAGAGTTCTCTCATTAAAGCTGTAATTAGAGTTGGCGTTGGAATTGCAATTGTGTCTTCACTTGGAATCCCTCTGGTAAATAACACCCAACTCTTATCAGAACGCTTAGGCATACCACCTTTCTTCATTTCATTTGTAGTGCTTCCTTTTGCTGTAAACTTCAAAACGGCAATGGCTACCATCTACCCTGCAagccaaaagaaagaaaatgcatCTTCAATAATGTTTTCAGAG ATTTATGGAGCAGTGTTCATGAACAATATTCTAGGGCTACTGACCCTTGTAGGACTTATTTGGGCAAGAGGATTTTCATGGAATTTTTCAGCTGAAGTGCTGGTAGTAATTCTGGTTAGTGCTATAATTGGTGTAATGGGCTATTGGCAACTCACGTACCCATTTTGGAGTTGTATCTTGGCATTTTCTTTCTACCCATTGTCTCTGGTGTTTTTCTATGTAATTCGTGTTCTCGCTGGCTGGAAATGA